A window of Corallococcus macrosporus DSM 14697 contains these coding sequences:
- a CDS encoding helix-turn-helix transcriptional regulator: MDRTERILDLVALLLDAREPISWAELREHFPADYGGSDDAAERKFERDKAELVELGFPLTYVQGDDERRDGYIVDRDAYYLPEADLSKEELAVLYAAGSAALASGAFPGRDDLAHALRKIGFFAGQSLPTPRVRMELGSVHEGQEKEVSARLEQLWDACAARKWVDVTYASPKQAGTTQRRVDPYGLALRRGAWTLVGYCHLRASLRSFHVHRIRELKVNTARPRTPDFQVPADFSLDSHVAYFPWQHRFHEQVEVVLHLSGTLASRAASLLPGAALEPAEAGAVRARLPVTFVDGLLRFCLALGPDCRVEGPERAQARLREMASRIVASHEDSQDKVSA; this comes from the coding sequence ATGGACCGCACCGAACGCATCCTCGACCTCGTGGCCCTCCTGCTCGACGCGCGCGAGCCCATCTCCTGGGCCGAGCTGCGCGAGCACTTCCCCGCTGACTACGGCGGCTCGGATGATGCCGCCGAGCGCAAGTTCGAGCGCGACAAGGCGGAGCTGGTGGAGCTGGGCTTCCCGCTGACCTACGTCCAGGGCGACGACGAGCGCAGGGACGGCTACATCGTCGACCGGGACGCCTACTACCTGCCGGAGGCGGACCTCTCCAAGGAAGAGCTGGCCGTGCTCTACGCCGCCGGCTCCGCGGCGCTGGCGTCCGGCGCCTTCCCCGGCCGGGACGACCTGGCGCACGCGCTGCGGAAGATTGGCTTCTTCGCGGGCCAGTCGCTGCCCACACCCCGGGTGCGCATGGAGCTGGGCTCCGTGCACGAGGGCCAGGAGAAGGAGGTCTCCGCGCGCCTGGAGCAGCTCTGGGACGCGTGCGCGGCCCGCAAGTGGGTGGATGTGACGTACGCCAGCCCCAAGCAGGCCGGCACCACGCAGCGGCGGGTGGACCCGTATGGCCTGGCCCTGCGGCGCGGCGCCTGGACGCTGGTGGGGTACTGCCACCTGCGCGCCAGCCTGCGCAGCTTCCACGTCCACCGCATCCGCGAATTGAAGGTGAACACGGCGCGCCCGCGCACGCCGGACTTCCAGGTGCCGGCGGACTTCTCGCTGGACTCCCACGTGGCGTACTTCCCGTGGCAGCACCGCTTCCACGAGCAGGTGGAGGTGGTGCTCCACCTGTCGGGCACGCTGGCCTCGCGCGCGGCGAGCCTGCTGCCCGGCGCCGCGCTGGAGCCGGCGGAGGCGGGCGCGGTGCGGGCGCGGCTGCCGGTGACGTTCGTGGACGGCCTGCTGCGCTTCTGCCTGGCGCTGGGGCCGGACTGCCGCGTGGAGGGCCCGGAGCGGGCGCAGGCGCGGCTGCGGGAGATGGCCTCGCGCATCGTGGCGTCCCACGAGGATTCGCAGGACAAGGTGAGCGCATGA